The nucleotide sequence ATCATACAAGATATGAGTCCCACCTTCCTTCTTGTCCCCAACTGTTGCGAACACCTACAGAAATAGTAGAGGTTCAAAAACTCAATAATATCCTAAAAACAGTATTCAGCACCAGCATATCCAAGTACTAATGAATAACCTGATTAATCCTTGGGTGCCAGAGTGACCTTATCACGCTGTAATGTGGTGAAATTCCCACCCTTGATACAAGCTCTAGTTTCCTTCTATCAAAGAAGCAAAGTAGACCTCCATTTCTGCCATCTTTCTCAACAGAGGTTCCTGTAAAAATAAGTTGCTCGTCTGAACTAAATGAAGCATTTGTCTCTGCATAGTTATTAGGCAGATCGTCGAACACTTTCAAAGGAGTCTTCATTTTCCTCAAATCCCATATCTACATAAAATTACCAATGCAATACTATAATTAGAAATAATATATACAGTATAAGGAAGAAAAGAGCAATGCTGCAGTTCTTATCATTATCAAAGATTCACAAGATAACAGTAGACCCAAACAGCAAAAGTATCTGAGTCAGATAACTGAACACATTGCAGGTTGCTAGGTTGGAATCGATAAATTAGTACTAATCATGGCTAATGAACCTTCTTTTACACCGTTTTTTAATCCACCTCCCAGCAGCGGCTCTCCAAAAGCACAAAAGacattttacccccccccccccccccccaacacacacacacacacacaaccctgCATCATTTTGGCATATTGGCCAAAGTTTGACTTGAGACAaaactaatatgcagagtaaataaaaacagaaggAGTATCATATAGCCAATATGCCAAAATCATTTAAATACACTGTCTATTACATCAAACAATTGTAATTTCAGTTAAAAACCATGAAAACCGACAATCTGCGACAAAAAGAGCTCTTAATCAAGTCATTTCGATTATAACAGTACAATCAGCACCTATTCCCAATCTACAGAACAACGGAGGACATTATGGTCATTTTAGCACGCTTCTGCACCAGCTGCAGCTGCTACAGCGCATCTACCAAATGCCTGTATCTTGGCTCCAATCTTTCAGCCGCAGCTAGCAGCTAGCAGCTACAGCTGCTCCTTCCAGCCGGAGCTGTTGCAGCTGCAGCTGTGGAAGTTGCATCTATAACAAGCATGCCCTAAGCAGAAGTATTTTTGAGAAATGTACGTAGGTGACATCTCAAGGCTTACTGGACTGATGCTTAACCTAAATACTGAACAACTTTCAAGTGTGTAAGAGTATGGCGGCATAGGCTGATTGCAGATAATGAATTTAAACATGCAGACATGGATCGTGTTAACAGACCAGATACATTACCTTTAGAGTACTATCCATACTTCTTGACAGAAGAATCTGCCCATCAGTAGAAAACTTAACCCCAGTGATATCTTCTGTATGTGCTTTTTCAACATGAATATCTGGTCTGCTTCCCCATCCAGTCTTTATGGTCCAGAGCTACAAAAGACATATGAGGTCATACAATGTATTAACCAAACCATCTGGTTAAACTCAAAGTGATAGGACAGTTTAGAGATTGTGCAATATATAAAGTACCTGAATGGAACCATCCCCCACGCCAGCAACAATCCGCTTGCCTTCATGATCCCATGCACATGAAGTAACAGGAATTCGCATTGGTCTTTTTAACTTTGGTTTGATGACCTATTGAAAATGTAATGACAAAAATTCAGTATTCCACAATAGAAAATGGTAGGAGCTTCAATCATACTACATAACAAGTGGTTCAACTTTAAGCAAATGTTGGTGCAAAAATGAACAAATATCAGAGCATTTCAGGGTTATTATATTACTAGGACCTTCTCCTCAAAATGATGCACTGCTATCTAGCGAATAGAACGATTAGTTCAACGTACCTGCTTTTGACTGCTAAAGTCTGAAACATCCCAGAGACGTAATGATCCATCTTCCGATGAGGTCAATATAGTTTCTTTTGACTTGGGATTCCATTCACCACCAGTTAGTCCAGAAATATGACCCTTTGTATTCTTCAGATCACGGATATACATATCACCCTTAACAAACTCACCAAGCGAAAGCCCGTCTCGGTCATATATCTGATAGGAAGCATAATGTAATTAACATGGTATTGATTTCTAGGGGTCACAGTTTTTGGTGATTCAAGGAAGATAGCAAAccagaataccttggcctgagctgAACCCGTGACACATAAGAATCGGTCCGATGTTGGACTCCAGCTTAGGCTACGAACTTGATGCCCCTCACAAGGTTCTAATTGCCTAAATGACTGTAGCTTCGAATTCATGCCTTGGAAGTCATACATCCGTATGGTATAATCATAGCTGCCAGAGAGCACTCGGGATCCTGTAGGGTCAACAGCAAGGGCTGAGACAACCTGCGAATGAAATAAATGATTATTAACCAGCGAAATAGATTTACTTGAAACTAGCAATTTAACCCGCACGAGTCTTCATAGCATCACAGGAGGCACCTTTGAAGATCACCCCAAAAGCACGCTAGTTGATATTCGACTAAATTTGTTGATTCTAAGGTTGGCTAGCTAGGTGTAAGCTTTTTTCCTTTCTGCTGTTCTTTTTCTTTGGCTGCCTAGGTATGTTTGctgcctttttatttctttttgagtCGTAGACTTTTAATTGTAAGGCCAGCATCATCATCCTGAAAATTTTCTTATAATAAAAAACTCCGCCTATGTCTTTTAGGCATAACCGGTCCCAAGCCCgagtaaaggaggagggttgtgataggcttggcgagccaacgtaaaaactagccagtcccatgggtatgaaacccatttgagcgagagtagtactaggatgggtgacctcctgggaagtcctcgtgaaagggtttcatatataagggttgtgataggcttggcgagccaacgtaaaaactagccagtcctttggatatgaaacccatttgggcgagagtagtactaggattgGGTGATGCAATCCCAACAACTCATTCTGTTTGAACATGGCTAGAGTTGGCACGGTATTCTCTACAGAAAACTTATGCGGTATGTAACACTGGTAGAGAAAAATTCTTAGAATAACACCATGCAGAACAAACAGAAGGCGAGCTTCCACAGCTTATCTTCCAAGATCAGTTTAATTCGGCTAAATCGTATTTGTGAAAGAACTAAGAAACCTGACAGCTCCCACAACTATCCAGAAATTCTAAAGTAATTGAGCAAAACTAGTTGTCAAACCACATCAACCTTAACAATTCCAATAGTAAAACAACTCAGCTGTAGAGAAGGAAATAATTATGGGCGTACAGTTACCTTGGTGTGCCCCCGCAGAACAATTTCGTTGCTGAGAGGAATCCTGCCGAAATCCTCCccatcatcatcatccatatcatcgtcgtcgtcatcctcgtcgtcgtcgtcgccctcgtcctcgtcatcctcatccccctccttcgacggtggcggccgAGGCGGCCCAACCATGCTGCCGTCCTCGTCCTCCACCGCCGCGTGCGCAGACGGCCGCTGTGGCGGCCGAGGCGGCCCAATCAGACCGCCACCCTCCTCGTCATCCTCCTGGATAGGAGCCAATTCCTTGGGCGGCCTAGGGGGTCCGACAATGGCACCACCGCCATCGTCCTCCTCGGCGGCGGCAGAGGTGGAGGGGTTGGAGCTAGGGTTTTGGGGCTTGCGGAGGGTGGAGGAGTgggaggcggcgctggggcggGTGGGCGCCTTGCCGAATGAGGTCGGGAAGAAGGCGCGCATCATCGCCTCCTCGTCCATCTCGCCGCCGTCCGCCATAGGCCACTCGTCGACGGCGAGTTCGGGAATAGAGATGGGTGCTGCCGCGAGTTTTTCTTTTTTCGACGAGCGTTCCAGCGCACGGGCTCTGTGTCCGGGTCTCTGTAGCCGAACTGGTCGAGCCACCGCTGCCCTGCTCGTAGCGAAGGTCTCAAATTCGTGTCGTGTTCGTCCGATAATGCTTTTTTTTTTACGTCGTCCGTCCGATAATCCTACAACGTAACTTTCctaactactccctcctttccagtttacggGGATTATCTTAATTATTTTTCATTTTATAATTCTCAATTTAGTTGTTCCTTATCATACGTTAAGATTttaaggtgcaataaatcattgcatgcaagtaatAAAAGAAAATTTACCAATACATGTactgtactttatgcatgcatgcattgcaattaatgcattgataaacacaattttttgaagaaaacaagcgcattaattgagtgattttgcaaactacaaaaattatttcaCCACTTATCGTCTATCTTGGtttgtgagatttttgaattgaaccCTATAAACCAAAAAAATGTAGTAATTAACTACCTCAAATTTTATTGGACCACCTGGCACATTACGTAATACACGTAAGTGGCcttacataggtgtagcattaccCCACGTTCGTGTGCAATGCAATCATGTAGGTGAATGTGCTTTGTGCTGCCAAACGATATGAGATGATACAAACAATTTTAATTATATTATATTCGCCAAAAAGAGTTATTTATCACATTCAAAAAAAATGACTGGTTTTAGCCGCCTTCTACCTAtctttcttctcttctcttctttcttATCATCTGTCTATATAT is from Triticum aestivum cultivar Chinese Spring chromosome 1B, IWGSC CS RefSeq v2.1, whole genome shotgun sequence and encodes:
- the LOC123120153 gene encoding WD repeat-containing protein 70, giving the protein MADGGEMDEEAMMRAFFPTSFGKAPTRPSAASHSSTLRKPQNPSSNPSTSAAAEEDDGGGAIVGPPRPPKELAPIQEDDEEGGGLIGPPRPPQRPSAHAAVEDEDGSMVGPPRPPPSKEGDEDDEDEGDDDDEDDDDDDMDDDDGEDFGRIPLSNEIVLRGHTKVVSALAVDPTGSRVLSGSYDYTIRMYDFQGMNSKLQSFRQLEPCEGHQVRSLSWSPTSDRFLCVTGSAQAKIYDRDGLSLGEFVKGDMYIRDLKNTKGHISGLTGGEWNPKSKETILTSSEDGSLRLWDVSDFSSQKQVIKPKLKRPMRIPVTSCAWDHEGKRIVAGVGDGSIQLWTIKTGWGSRPDIHVEKAHTEDITGVKFSTDGQILLSRSMDSTLKIWDLRKMKTPLKVFDDLPNNYAETNASFSSDEQLIFTGTSVEKDGRNGGLLCFFDRRKLELVSRVGISPHYSVIRSLWHPRINQVFATVGDKKEGGTHILYDPSVSQRGALVCVGRAPRKKSVDDYEVQPLIHNPHALPLFRDQPSRKRQREKMMKDPLKSHKPEAPVSGPGFGGKIGTTKGSLLTQYLMKEGGLIKETWMDEDPREAILKYADAAKNDPKFIAPAYAQTQPETVFAESDSDGEEKK